AAAGTGGCGCACGGGGCAAACGTGAAGGATTGTTAATGAACTGGATAGCACTTACGACTGAGCATCAGTTATCAGAAATAAAAGAATCTTCAGTAACCAGACCGGTAGTTATCTTCAAACACAGTACGCGTTGTTCGATCAGTGCAATGGCGAAAGCCAGGCTGGAGAAAGCTGCTGCTCCGGAAACAATTGACTTTTATTATCTCGATCTCATCAAATTCAGAGACATTTCAAACAGGATCGCAGCAGATTTTAACGTTGAACATGAATCACCGCAAA
The DNA window shown above is from Chitinophaga agri and carries:
- the ytxJ gene encoding bacillithiol system redox-active protein YtxJ; protein product: MNWIALTTEHQLSEIKESSVTRPVVIFKHSTRCSISAMAKARLEKAAAPETIDFYYLDLIKFRDISNRIAADFNVEHESPQILLIRNGECVYDESHSGITMDDIVDKSN